A single genomic interval of Salinarchaeum sp. IM2453 harbors:
- a CDS encoding ABC transporter permease yields MTAILRTESRQRVRGPIYITIVLWIFTALYFAVFPGFSEEAEEITDAFPEYIFDLFGLEALHTIEGFIAAELYSFFWSLLVAIYFAYIGAGMIAGDVETRKLDLTLSNPISRESVLLQKVASLCVPLVILNVGLSVLVYVGSIIIGERINPVAIAMVHFLSIPYLLVCAAIGLFLSVIVDRVRTARSAAFGIVILLWLIDAFSRLQEDFRWVGRFTPSRYWEEADILVHEQYALVDAGILLTVFFILVSIALFIFTRQDI; encoded by the coding sequence ATGACAGCAATTCTTCGGACTGAATCAAGGCAGCGAGTTCGCGGACCAATCTACATCACTATTGTACTGTGGATATTTACGGCACTATATTTCGCTGTTTTCCCGGGGTTTTCAGAGGAAGCAGAAGAAATCACAGACGCATTCCCGGAGTATATATTCGATCTATTCGGGCTTGAAGCACTCCACACTATTGAAGGTTTTATTGCTGCCGAACTTTACTCATTCTTCTGGAGTCTACTTGTCGCAATATATTTTGCCTATATCGGGGCGGGAATGATTGCAGGTGATGTTGAAACGCGAAAATTAGATCTCACACTTTCGAATCCAATATCACGGGAATCGGTGCTGTTGCAGAAGGTAGCTTCACTCTGTGTTCCGCTTGTTATCTTGAATGTTGGACTATCTGTTCTAGTATACGTTGGTTCTATCATCATTGGCGAAAGAATAAATCCAGTTGCCATCGCAATGGTGCATTTCCTCTCGATTCCATATCTCTTGGTATGTGCTGCTATTGGACTCTTCCTGTCAGTGATAGTGGATCGTGTCCGTACAGCACGCTCAGCAGCCTTTGGAATAGTAATACTTCTGTGGCTTATTGACGCATTTTCTCGGTTACAAGAAGACTTCAGATGGGTTGGCAGATTCACCCCCAGTCGATACTGGGAAGAAGCAGATATTCTTGTTCATGAGCAATACGCCCTCGTTGATGCCGGTATACTTTTGACTGTATTCTTCATACTCGTCAGCATCGCACTTTTCATATTTACCCGACAGGATATTTGA
- a CDS encoding GTP-binding protein yields the protein MGKDIPVTILSGILGAGKTTTLNHLLNQTETSDIAVLVNDMGAVNVDAADIKRQSTLSEGEVVELSNGCICCGVRGEFERAVIDLALEESFSALIIEPSGISEPETLIQTLIQGRAGSFYDLSSAVTVVDARRFYDAFVGMEQPDLGSEGDKSLSDLIASGIEFCDTVLLNKTDLITEEERKETTRILRSMQPEARVVETTYGAADPENILWTDRFDIRTVSTSAHWKQTIGAHRQDPDTPDDEGTLEHNHDHNHSHGEHEDHDHQHAHDGHLPEEYGVSSFVFESWKPFHPERLAAFFDNPPVTVIRVKGNAHIAGRPNYAINVSLAGVETHVEAAGRWIVSLPPGRQAAYRESRDPDWHSEYGDRKTELVVIGQEMNVKQIRNQLEDCVVGEGELTEEVDQRNNPFPKREDETVQFQAFTESGAD from the coding sequence ATGGGAAAAGATATTCCAGTAACCATTCTCTCAGGCATCCTTGGAGCCGGAAAGACAACGACGTTGAATCACTTACTGAACCAAACTGAAACATCCGATATTGCTGTTTTGGTAAACGATATGGGAGCGGTAAACGTTGATGCTGCAGATATTAAACGCCAATCAACTCTCTCAGAAGGAGAGGTCGTTGAACTGTCTAATGGCTGCATATGTTGTGGTGTTAGAGGTGAGTTTGAGCGTGCTGTTATTGATTTAGCTTTGGAGGAATCATTTTCTGCGCTTATAATTGAGCCATCAGGTATTTCGGAGCCAGAAACACTGATTCAAACGCTGATACAAGGAAGAGCAGGCAGTTTCTATGATCTCTCGAGTGCTGTAACCGTGGTTGATGCGCGTCGTTTTTACGATGCATTCGTCGGCATGGAGCAGCCGGATCTTGGAAGCGAGGGTGACAAATCACTTTCTGATCTTATTGCCTCTGGGATCGAATTCTGTGACACTGTCTTACTGAACAAGACAGACCTGATTACAGAAGAAGAACGTAAAGAGACTACTCGTATCCTCCGGTCAATGCAACCGGAAGCACGGGTTGTAGAGACAACATATGGTGCTGCCGATCCCGAGAACATACTCTGGACTGACCGATTTGATATAAGAACAGTTTCTACATCTGCACACTGGAAACAGACAATCGGAGCTCACCGTCAAGATCCAGATACACCCGATGATGAAGGAACCTTAGAACACAACCATGATCACAACCACTCTCACGGCGAGCATGAGGACCACGACCACCAGCATGCTCACGATGGACACCTGCCGGAAGAGTATGGAGTCAGTTCATTCGTGTTTGAGTCTTGGAAACCATTCCACCCAGAACGATTAGCTGCCTTTTTCGATAATCCACCAGTAACGGTAATTCGAGTGAAGGGGAATGCGCATATTGCTGGTCGACCAAACTATGCGATCAATGTTTCACTGGCTGGTGTTGAGACCCATGTTGAAGCAGCCGGCCGATGGATTGTCTCACTTCCACCAGGAAGACAGGCTGCGTATCGTGAATCACGTGATCCAGACTGGCATTCGGAGTACGGAGACAGAAAGACCGAGCTTGTCGTAATTGGTCAGGAGATGAACGTAAAGCAGATCAGGAATCAATTAGAAGACTGTGTAGTCGGGGAAGGAGAGCTAACAGAGGAAGTTGATCAGCGTAATAATCCATTTCCAAAACGGGAAGACGAAACGGTACAGTTTCAAGCCTTCACCGAGAGCGGAGCAGATTAG
- a CDS encoding ABC transporter permease subunit yields the protein MTAILRNESRRLIRGSLLLGGAYAVLLLFILSVFPSMAEESELIEEAFPEAMRGLFGFEEMHTLEGFIGSYVFSLMWIVFLGLYIAYLTGGMIAGDIRQRRMDLTLSNPVSRESVVLQKFASLWVPVTVLTIIQVTMLYAGSIILNESLNPVALVLLHFLSIPYLLVCGAIGILLSVVLDREEPAQAGALGIVFLLWLLEGLSEFDPDYKWIGEIAPSRHFDSASILIHEEYAWFDAGILLVTAAVLIGVALFLFTRRDI from the coding sequence ATGACAGCAATCCTCCGGAATGAGTCACGTCGATTGATACGAGGATCTCTTCTCCTCGGAGGAGCCTATGCGGTGTTACTGCTGTTCATTCTCTCGGTGTTTCCAAGTATGGCTGAGGAGTCAGAACTCATTGAAGAGGCATTTCCAGAAGCAATGCGCGGATTATTTGGGTTCGAAGAAATGCATACGCTGGAGGGATTTATTGGTTCGTACGTATTTTCGTTGATGTGGATAGTCTTCCTCGGGCTATATATCGCTTACCTTACCGGAGGCATGATCGCTGGTGATATCCGTCAACGGCGGATGGATCTTACCCTCTCAAATCCTGTCTCTCGGGAGTCAGTCGTCCTTCAGAAGTTCGCGAGTCTGTGGGTTCCGGTCACTGTCCTTACTATTATTCAAGTAACGATGCTTTACGCTGGATCTATCATTCTCAATGAGTCTCTCAATCCGGTTGCACTCGTACTCCTGCATTTCCTCTCAATTCCATATCTTCTGGTTTGTGGTGCTATTGGGATTCTTCTATCAGTGGTTCTCGATCGGGAAGAGCCAGCACAGGCCGGCGCACTGGGAATTGTGTTTCTACTGTGGCTGCTGGAGGGATTATCGGAGTTCGATCCCGATTATAAGTGGATTGGCGAGATTGCTCCGAGCCGTCACTTTGATTCGGCTAGTATTCTCATCCATGAGGAGTATGCTTGGTTCGACGCAGGAATCCTCTTAGTTACAGCTGCTGTTCTGATTGGTGTTGCCTTATTCCTGTTTACACGGAGGGACATATGA
- a CDS encoding ornithine cyclodeaminase family protein: MERVPFLDSNTIQNSIDFSQAVSAVRDGYRQRGNGAPAEPRTLLHHEQPAGIFTGYFAILPETSVMGMYVYSGGFESGEAWFLFGLYDAVEGTPLGIFDGASLNPYKTGATGAVGVDALARSNSSTVGIIGSGPQAYAQIHATAVVRDIECVSVYSPTKAHREAFAEHVNGELSATVQAVDSVAAATIDSDVVITATRSRTPVVDFDHISPGTHITAMGQYGALKRELDAKTVSESVYVPDLRSRIEYDAGSYIQAIEAGKIEPDHIHGELGEVITGTVPGRQSPEQITVFDSGGMAIETTAVAAHVNDQVSDADIDIELPFISSTEAFGLDYR; encoded by the coding sequence ATGGAACGGGTGCCATTTCTCGATAGTAATACAATCCAAAATAGTATTGATTTCTCACAGGCTGTGTCAGCTGTCCGGGATGGATATCGACAGCGAGGAAATGGAGCACCAGCTGAGCCACGGACGCTATTACATCACGAGCAGCCAGCAGGAATATTCACTGGCTACTTTGCTATTCTTCCAGAAACAAGTGTGATGGGGATGTACGTTTACAGTGGTGGGTTTGAATCAGGTGAGGCATGGTTTCTGTTTGGATTATACGATGCAGTTGAAGGCACTCCGCTTGGGATTTTTGATGGAGCTAGTTTAAATCCATACAAAACGGGTGCAACTGGCGCTGTGGGCGTTGATGCACTTGCTCGGTCGAATTCATCAACCGTCGGAATTATTGGTAGTGGTCCGCAGGCGTATGCGCAAATCCATGCAACAGCAGTTGTTCGGGATATTGAGTGTGTTTCCGTGTACTCACCTACAAAAGCACATCGAGAAGCATTTGCTGAACATGTTAACGGAGAGCTATCTGCGACTGTTCAAGCAGTTGATTCTGTGGCTGCAGCAACAATCGATTCTGATGTGGTTATCACTGCAACTCGGTCTCGAACACCTGTGGTCGACTTTGACCACATCTCCCCTGGAACGCACATCACGGCCATGGGACAGTACGGAGCGTTGAAACGAGAACTTGATGCAAAGACAGTCAGTGAATCCGTCTATGTTCCTGACTTACGTTCCCGGATCGAGTATGATGCAGGCTCATACATACAGGCTATTGAGGCAGGGAAAATTGAACCCGACCACATACATGGTGAACTTGGTGAGGTCATCACTGGAACTGTTCCAGGCAGACAGTCACCAGAGCAGATTACCGTGTTTGACAGTGGTGGTATGGCCATAGAAACAACAGCAGTTGCAGCTCATGTCAATGATCAAGTTAGTGATGCTGACATCGACATTGAACTTCCATTTATTTCATCAACAGAAGCATTTGGGCTGGATTATCGGTAG
- the srp19 gene encoding signal recognition particle subunit SRP19, with translation MVENILYPAYFDAELTRAKGRRVPEDLAVSDPSVDEVAEAVGQVGYDATIERDAAYPREPWRTRGRVIVKNADDAKRSDLLQAVAAYINALRG, from the coding sequence ATGGTCGAAAATATCCTTTATCCAGCCTATTTCGATGCCGAGCTTACAAGGGCCAAAGGACGCCGGGTCCCAGAAGATCTCGCAGTATCAGACCCATCAGTTGACGAAGTTGCAGAAGCAGTAGGACAAGTCGGATATGATGCGACAATCGAGCGAGATGCAGCATATCCGAGAGAACCATGGCGAACCCGAGGACGAGTCATTGTTAAAAACGCGGATGACGCCAAGCGAAGTGACCTTTTGCAGGCAGTGGCTGCATACATCAACGCACTCCGTGGATAA
- a CDS encoding OsmC family protein: MTKTVCATSKSGFNSEVSIRDFSLSVDATGSDSPDTLETTLAAYAACYIPALRVAADQHEIGELGEIELTADGETDEDGFLSIITFVVDVEKTLSDEERDQLIAKADELCKVHDALKQSLHATIEIA, translated from the coding sequence ATGACAAAGACTGTCTGTGCAACATCTAAATCGGGGTTCAACTCAGAAGTATCGATTCGAGATTTCTCACTATCAGTTGATGCAACTGGATCAGATAGTCCAGATACACTAGAAACTACACTAGCAGCATATGCAGCCTGTTACATTCCAGCACTTCGCGTTGCTGCCGATCAACATGAAATTGGAGAGTTAGGGGAGATTGAGCTTACTGCGGATGGTGAAACAGATGAAGACGGATTTTTGTCTATAATTACCTTTGTAGTTGATGTTGAAAAAACGCTGTCTGATGAGGAGAGAGATCAATTGATCGCTAAGGCTGATGAGCTATGTAAGGTCCATGATGCTCTCAAGCAATCACTACACGCAACAATTGAGATAGCATAA
- a CDS encoding DUF2441 domain-containing protein, which translates to MDAYLYRKVNELSPGQTVRLVDPHSDIINTQHKPLVKWFPDGLSYNGCQWAEATLTNPNQSIEAIREWLLEIARRGEYEECPSRFQAVVVFETVKSAKRAARQIGLHDRYDIFKISDVDPTGPFYSQHRRGTTIPEVLLDAEQYWNQTPHRSGEREYLLKCPVTVDSLVDTVSSD; encoded by the coding sequence ATGGACGCCTATCTCTATCGAAAAGTCAACGAGTTGTCTCCTGGTCAAACCGTGCGACTCGTTGATCCACATAGTGATATCATTAACACCCAACACAAGCCATTGGTTAAGTGGTTCCCAGATGGACTTTCATACAATGGCTGTCAATGGGCAGAGGCAACCCTGACAAATCCAAATCAATCAATCGAAGCAATCAGGGAATGGCTTCTAGAGATCGCGCGACGAGGAGAGTACGAGGAGTGCCCATCGCGGTTTCAAGCAGTCGTCGTGTTTGAGACAGTAAAAAGCGCTAAACGAGCAGCACGACAGATTGGGCTTCATGATAGATATGATATCTTCAAGATTTCAGATGTCGACCCGACTGGACCATTTTATTCGCAGCATCGTCGCGGAACAACAATTCCAGAGGTTCTGTTAGATGCAGAGCAGTACTGGAACCAGACCCCCCACCGAAGCGGAGAGAGAGAATATTTACTCAAGTGTCCGGTGACAGTCGATTCGCTGGTTGATACAGTTAGCTCCGATTGA
- a CDS encoding ABC transporter ATP-binding protein — protein sequence MSAIELSGLTKRYGDIVANDDVTFDVESGEIFGYLGPNGAGKTTTIRLLLGLINPTDGTAQVLGADIRDRRALTSVKHDIGYLPDTLGFDEHLTGKEVLDYFARMRGDERREEMLRLFSPPLDRKVREYSAGNRRMLGIIQAFMHDPELVIMDEPTAGLDPLKQDRLHLFLQEECKNGKTIFFSSHILSEVQRIADRVGIIRNGKIVTLEGVEKLMKQGGKQVRVHFSDNVSEEEFLTEDMIETEISGKSIRFTYTGEVKSLLEHLVTYNVEDIEIADPQLDEIFKHYYGNNNHDSNPPE from the coding sequence ATGTCTGCCATCGAGCTCTCCGGACTAACAAAGCGATACGGAGATATCGTTGCCAACGACGACGTCACATTCGATGTTGAGTCAGGCGAGATATTCGGATATCTCGGGCCAAACGGAGCAGGTAAGACCACGACAATTCGATTGTTGCTTGGACTGATCAATCCGACTGATGGGACTGCACAAGTGCTCGGTGCTGATATCCGGGATCGCCGAGCACTTACATCTGTAAAGCACGACATTGGATATCTTCCAGATACGCTCGGATTCGATGAGCACTTGACTGGTAAAGAAGTCTTGGATTACTTTGCTCGCATGCGGGGTGACGAACGTCGCGAAGAAATGCTTCGTCTCTTTTCCCCACCGCTTGACAGAAAGGTTCGAGAGTACTCGGCGGGGAACCGACGGATGCTTGGGATCATACAGGCGTTCATGCACGACCCGGAGTTGGTAATCATGGACGAACCGACAGCTGGGCTTGATCCACTCAAACAAGATCGTCTTCATCTGTTCTTACAAGAGGAGTGCAAGAACGGTAAGACGATCTTCTTTTCGTCGCACATCCTAAGTGAGGTCCAGCGCATTGCAGATCGTGTGGGGATTATCCGGAATGGTAAGATTGTGACACTCGAAGGAGTTGAGAAGCTGATGAAGCAGGGTGGGAAGCAAGTGAGAGTGCACTTTTCAGATAACGTTAGTGAAGAAGAATTTTTAACCGAAGACATGATTGAAACAGAAATATCTGGGAAGTCAATTCGGTTTACGTATACTGGTGAGGTCAAATCCCTCCTTGAACATCTTGTGACATACAATGTAGAAGACATCGAAATCGCCGACCCACAGCTCGATGAAATCTTCAAGCATTACTACGGAAATAACAACCATGACAGCAATCCTCCGGAATGA
- a CDS encoding zinc-dependent alcohol dehydrogenase family protein has protein sequence MKAAVFRGEQDIRVEDVPKPTIQESTDAIVRVTHTAVCGSDLWFYRGQREYESGWRTGHEPMGIVTTVGDDVTGVQPGDRVFAPFAISCGKCEFCRKGLHTSCIDGDTWAGERDGAQAEKIRVPHANGTLVRIPDRYADNESVLRSVLPLSDVMGTGHHAVVSANVAPGSTAVIVGDGAVGLCAVLAARRIGAERIIILGHHQDRLEIAESFGATETISARGDAAVEQAKKLTYGGANHVVECVGTESSMKTAFEVARPGGNVGYVGVPAGVTKGEFLGTGFGKNITLAGGIAPVRAYAEPLLEDVLDGTLDPSPIFDKTVSLDNIADGYRAMHERTAIKVLVKP, from the coding sequence ATGAAGGCCGCAGTTTTTCGTGGTGAACAAGACATTCGCGTTGAAGATGTCCCCAAGCCAACGATACAAGAGAGTACTGATGCCATTGTCCGGGTGACACACACTGCTGTCTGTGGATCTGATCTCTGGTTCTATCGGGGGCAGCGTGAGTATGAATCTGGATGGCGCACAGGTCACGAGCCAATGGGGATTGTTACGACCGTTGGTGATGATGTTACTGGTGTCCAACCAGGGGATCGAGTGTTCGCGCCTTTTGCAATTAGCTGTGGAAAATGTGAGTTCTGTCGAAAAGGATTGCACACGTCCTGTATTGACGGAGACACATGGGCTGGAGAACGTGACGGAGCACAGGCAGAAAAAATCCGTGTTCCTCATGCAAATGGAACACTAGTCCGTATCCCTGATCGGTATGCTGATAATGAGTCTGTACTTCGGTCTGTCCTACCTCTATCAGATGTAATGGGAACAGGGCATCACGCCGTAGTTAGTGCTAATGTTGCCCCCGGTTCAACTGCCGTGATTGTCGGCGACGGGGCCGTTGGTCTCTGTGCTGTGTTAGCAGCTCGTCGAATAGGTGCTGAGCGGATTATTATACTTGGGCATCACCAAGATCGGCTTGAGATTGCTGAATCTTTTGGTGCGACAGAGACAATCAGTGCCCGTGGAGATGCAGCAGTTGAGCAAGCTAAGAAACTCACCTATGGTGGAGCAAATCATGTTGTCGAGTGCGTTGGAACCGAGTCATCCATGAAAACTGCATTTGAGGTTGCACGCCCTGGGGGCAACGTCGGTTATGTTGGCGTTCCGGCTGGTGTAACGAAGGGAGAATTTTTAGGCACTGGTTTTGGGAAGAACATTACGCTTGCTGGAGGCATCGCACCTGTTCGTGCCTACGCTGAGCCATTACTTGAGGATGTCCTCGATGGGACACTTGATCCGTCACCAATCTTCGATAAGACGGTCTCGCTGGACAACATCGCAGACGGTTACCGGGCAATGCACGAGCGAACAGCAATAAAGGTGCTTGTAAAACCATAA
- a CDS encoding thioredoxin domain-containing protein, giving the protein MKRRTFLGSCGTIGTVGIAGCAALFSSPLPDKLEDISPEDQLSRPTLGDGEVVVETYEDIGCPPCHEFNSEIFPKIQEQYIDTGCISYQHVDFIVMANERSLDLACAARSVQDATQNADDSTGAFFEYKCDLMEKENWSTDTIASVAEDHGVDSNVVRLDIEEKTYYPQLRADWDRASEADVERTPTVIVEDTEIDDPLEFDEIKAKIEEQL; this is encoded by the coding sequence GTGAAACGGAGAACATTTTTGGGCAGTTGTGGAACAATTGGCACGGTTGGAATCGCTGGATGTGCAGCTCTATTTAGCTCTCCGTTGCCGGATAAACTTGAAGACATATCTCCAGAGGATCAACTGTCTCGACCTACGCTTGGCGATGGTGAAGTCGTCGTTGAGACATACGAGGACATTGGTTGTCCACCGTGTCATGAGTTTAATTCTGAAATTTTTCCAAAAATACAAGAACAGTACATTGACACCGGTTGTATCTCGTATCAACATGTTGATTTTATTGTGATGGCTAATGAGAGATCCCTCGACTTAGCTTGCGCGGCCCGGTCTGTGCAAGATGCGACACAGAATGCTGATGATTCAACTGGTGCTTTTTTTGAATACAAATGTGACCTCATGGAGAAAGAGAACTGGAGTACTGACACCATAGCCAGCGTTGCGGAAGACCACGGTGTAGATTCTAATGTTGTCCGTTTAGATATCGAAGAAAAAACTTACTACCCACAATTACGTGCCGACTGGGATCGAGCTAGTGAGGCAGACGTTGAGAGAACCCCGACAGTAATCGTTGAAGATACTGAAATTGATGATCCACTTGAGTTTGACGAGATCAAGGCAAAAATCGAAGAACAGCTGTAA
- a CDS encoding presenilin family intramembrane aspartyl protease PSH, with the protein MDRYRNIAAAGGVAVLFLLIQFGALAMLTPGADAMQAVEDPTDPTNSFIFIAILLLATGGMLLVFKYGKDKLIHWLIIGISGLLVWTVLDILLRTHLPSGTGTAGAVLTAVTLIIPIIGAVGAVAGLVYYPEWYVIDAVGVILGAGAVAIFGSSFGPLPAVIFLILLAVYDAISVYGTKHMLTLADNVMKMRVPVMLVVPTRRSFSLRDLELDEMDHDDHSDSSEDSSALSDDAETPAEESNPVSDADEETTLDPDCDDTTKDALPETDKQTEPADRNAIFIGLGDAVMPSILIVSSLAFHGAVGPGVYSIGAVALNLPAIGTLLGTLVGLAILLAMVLRGRAHAGLPLLNGGAIIGFFLGAYAAGLTPADALLV; encoded by the coding sequence ATGGATCGTTACCGAAATATAGCCGCCGCCGGTGGAGTGGCTGTGCTGTTTTTGCTGATTCAGTTTGGCGCGCTGGCGATGTTGACCCCTGGGGCCGATGCTATGCAGGCTGTTGAGGATCCAACTGATCCGACAAACAGTTTCATATTCATTGCCATTTTGTTGCTTGCAACTGGCGGAATGCTGCTTGTGTTTAAATATGGAAAAGATAAGCTAATTCACTGGCTTATTATCGGCATTTCCGGGCTTCTTGTCTGGACAGTGCTCGATATTTTACTTAGGACTCATCTCCCATCAGGAACAGGTACCGCTGGAGCCGTCTTAACAGCGGTAACCCTGATCATACCAATTATCGGTGCGGTCGGAGCAGTCGCTGGACTCGTCTATTATCCGGAATGGTACGTAATCGATGCTGTCGGCGTAATCCTTGGAGCAGGTGCCGTAGCCATTTTTGGATCTAGCTTCGGACCGCTTCCAGCAGTGATTTTTCTCATATTACTTGCCGTGTATGATGCGATCAGCGTCTATGGAACAAAGCACATGCTGACACTGGCAGACAACGTAATGAAAATGCGTGTTCCAGTGATGCTTGTTGTTCCGACTCGACGATCATTCTCGCTGCGAGACTTGGAGCTGGACGAGATGGATCACGATGATCATTCTGATTCATCTGAGGATAGTTCTGCACTTTCTGACGATGCTGAAACGCCAGCTGAGGAAAGCAATCCCGTGTCGGATGCTGATGAAGAAACTACATTAGATCCTGATTGTGATGACACGACTAAGGATGCTCTTCCAGAGACAGATAAACAGACTGAACCAGCTGACCGCAATGCTATCTTTATTGGTCTTGGTGACGCTGTCATGCCATCGATATTAATCGTTAGCTCACTTGCATTCCACGGTGCTGTCGGCCCAGGAGTATACAGCATTGGGGCTGTTGCACTAAATCTCCCAGCAATTGGAACACTGCTTGGTACCCTTGTTGGACTTGCCATATTGCTTGCAATGGTCCTTCGTGGTCGTGCACATGCTGGACTGCCATTGCTTAATGGTGGTGCAATTATTGGGTTCTTCCTCGGAGCTTACGCAGCAGGGTTGACACCAGCTGATGCGCTACTGGTATAA
- a CDS encoding DUF5805 domain-containing protein codes for MSGGSDRSVVKTYVSAEQKSTWKDHASELDMTLSEFVRTMVQAGHRGISIDAEELDSSDDNPGGDDLETVVLDSLRESPKSFDELHDELTEGIDTRLEETLEQLQEQNQIKYAPRKGYTLNRM; via the coding sequence ATGAGTGGGGGATCAGACCGATCAGTCGTTAAAACCTACGTATCTGCTGAGCAAAAGTCAACATGGAAGGACCACGCTTCTGAGCTTGATATGACACTCAGTGAGTTTGTTCGGACAATGGTGCAAGCCGGTCACCGTGGCATTTCTATTGATGCCGAGGAACTGGATTCTTCGGACGATAACCCTGGGGGTGACGACCTTGAAACAGTTGTCCTCGACAGCTTACGAGAAAGCCCAAAATCATTTGATGAACTACACGATGAACTGACCGAAGGAATCGATACGCGTCTTGAGGAGACACTTGAACAATTACAAGAACAGAATCAAATCAAGTACGCCCCTCGTAAAGGTTACACACTCAACAGGATGTGA
- a CDS encoding tyrosine-type recombinase/integrase, with the protein MTDDPIEYFLTEQEYYGKSSRTLAAYERVLRNFESFLTDPDRGPTQATPGTAGRRECMAWVHSLRDSYSQSTVASYASYVHRFYNYMVQVGELESNPMALVTDEMDETITRDPTRRDISIPEMRSFVNSITHPLDQAVILMLLKTGMRVGELCNLDRRDIALAKSPLDEHPIRPALEGRIPAIYVASGDQIPNGRTAANKRKRSTIIPVDQELSIVLRKWLAISPDTSADPAPLFMSTRNQWGSRLSPEAIRAIVRQHATEVGWYNQGAGAGENVTPHYFRHFFTTHLRDRTGDRGIVKYLRGDVAEDIIDTYTHNWGGRVRETYISNIYSLFEPTKQNNQLVHT; encoded by the coding sequence ATGACTGACGACCCGATTGAGTACTTTCTGACTGAACAGGAATATTATGGTAAAAGCTCACGCACGCTTGCAGCGTATGAGCGAGTGCTCAGGAATTTTGAATCATTCCTTACTGATCCAGATCGTGGTCCAACACAGGCAACACCAGGGACCGCTGGTCGACGAGAATGCATGGCGTGGGTACATTCATTACGGGATTCATATTCACAGAGTACTGTTGCCTCGTATGCCTCCTATGTTCATAGATTTTATAACTATATGGTGCAGGTTGGTGAGTTAGAAAGCAATCCAATGGCACTTGTGACAGATGAAATGGATGAAACGATTACTCGTGACCCAACTCGGCGTGACATCTCAATCCCCGAAATGCGTTCATTTGTTAATTCAATTACTCATCCGCTTGATCAGGCTGTGATCTTGATGTTACTCAAGACCGGAATGCGAGTCGGAGAGCTATGTAATCTCGATCGACGGGACATTGCCCTTGCTAAGTCTCCTCTGGACGAACATCCAATTCGACCTGCACTAGAGGGGCGTATTCCAGCAATCTATGTCGCGTCAGGTGATCAAATACCCAACGGAAGGACTGCAGCGAACAAACGGAAACGGTCTACGATTATTCCAGTTGATCAAGAGTTATCGATTGTACTTCGTAAATGGCTTGCGATTTCGCCGGACACAAGTGCAGACCCTGCTCCGCTATTTATGTCAACGCGAAACCAGTGGGGAAGCCGCCTGAGTCCAGAGGCAATAAGAGCGATTGTCCGACAGCACGCAACAGAGGTAGGATGGTACAACCAAGGTGCTGGTGCTGGTGAAAATGTAACACCACATTACTTCCGGCACTTCTTCACAACACATCTCCGGGACCGAACCGGTGACCGTGGAATTGTAAAGTACCTCCGGGGAGATGTTGCAGAAGATATCATCGATACATATACGCACAACTGGGGGGGTCGTGTTCGTGAAACATATATCTCGAATATTTACTCGCTATTTGAGCCAACAAAACAGAATAATCAACTTGTTCACACATGA
- a CDS encoding H/ACA ribonucleoprotein complex subunit GAR1: MYRLGDVETVAQGLLVVRLADTVPEIGIAVVDEQLTAVGKVVDVFGPVSNPYAAVTPSDETNLAIFLGETLYADPGT; the protein is encoded by the coding sequence ATGTACCGACTGGGGGATGTTGAAACAGTTGCACAGGGATTGCTTGTCGTTCGTTTAGCTGATACTGTACCGGAAATTGGAATTGCTGTCGTAGATGAACAGCTAACGGCTGTCGGAAAAGTTGTTGATGTGTTTGGTCCCGTTTCGAATCCGTATGCTGCTGTTACGCCATCTGATGAGACTAACCTTGCAATTTTCCTTGGAGAGACGTTGTATGCCGATCCGGGTACATAG